The genomic window AGAAGCTTCGATTGGTTGGTTGACGCACAATGAGTTGGACCGGAATGGGGCGGCCCGTACCTGATCCGCCGCAACTGCTACAAGCCCTGCGACCAGACCCCGAGCAAGTCCGACAGCCGACATCGCCATCCGACCAGCGGGAACAAATACACAAGACACGCCCTGTGCCGTTGCAAGTGGGGCATCTCTGAAACGGTCCGGCCATGGGTTTCTGGTCCATGACCGATTTGACAAACACGGCCCCGGCCAATACACCCAAACCGGTAGCCATCTGGGTCAAAACGATGGGAACCATAACGTCTAAAGATGGATTGTAGGGGAGGGAAGGAAGAGATAAAAGGAAAGAGGAAATTGTGAGATCTTTTTCTTGGTGGGAAGAGTATAATGGAAAGAAGTGGTGTGGAAATTATACACGTATTCAATgcgttttgatttttattttgaccGGGTAGCCTAGGGCTTGGGCTTGCGGACTGCCTGACGTTGCTTATTTCCCTTCGCTTCTTTGGACATTAAGGACGTCTCcagattttcttttttaaaagttattttttctggtaaaatatctaaaaatgccgtttttttattaaaaagtataaatttaagtagatttttttgaaaaattacaccGAAATTTTTTCATAACCAACGACTCCCCACCCCCAATAGCCGTTTAACCCCCCATCGAACGGTTACTCCCTTTTTTTTGCTATTTAAATCTCTAATTCCattcatttttcaaattaatctcaactaATCTTTCTCTCACATTCTTATATCTCTCccaaatttctctcaatttccttctaatttctcaataaatttttattattaaaattgtattaaggttttttttaaaaaattaattttgtattacaatttattttgtatttatattagtAATGGCAAAATCTCTAATTCGTTTGGATGGCGAGCACATTTTGGTCAATCAATTACAAAGGGTaagaatttgtttatatttaatctaatttaatttaaatattttgttgttatattgaaatttaatattttgtatttatatatataattggaagATCAGATTTTGGAAACATATATTCGTAATCGACTTGCTCCTCTAGTGTCTTTAATCAAACCATATTTGAGAGATGTGTGATTTTTACACGTCGCCCGTATGAGTAGGAATGTAAATTAGATGCCACACTTGTAAGCATGTTGGTGGAAATGTAGAAACCCTaaacgcacacatttcatcttccatgcgaCGAGTGTACTATCACACTCGAGGACATGTACTTACAACTCAAGTTACCGGTGGATTGGCCGATAGTGACTGGGTCAGTTGTCGCAGCCAATTGAAAAGATGTATGCAAAAAACTTTTAGAGAGGGTTCTAGACACGATTTATGAAACCCGAATAGATATGAATTGGTTGAAAAGAAATTTTAGTGGGCTCAATGCGAAATTGAGTGAAGTTGAAAGAGAACAAAACTCTTGGGCGTACATCCTTACGATCATCAGGGGTCTCCTAATGCCTCATAAATCAAGAAATCTTGTCCATTaaaggtggctgctaaaactcaTGAGCTTTAGAGAAGCGGACAAACTCATGTACACCATGGTGGCACACATTTTGCTCAACAATatgctaaataaatttaaatattatattatattaaaaaatctaATAGAAAAGATATGTCCTATATTGTAAGCTTTACTCGGGAATTAATTGGATTTCCCATACCTCACATAATGAATATTGAACATAAAATCTTAAAGCTCCTTGGACCTCTCCTTATTATTAACTCAAGCTTTCATCTGCCACATTTCCAttatccttatatggtaattatctATTAGATTTTCCAATCTTAATAAAAAAACGTATATGGATGCATTAATAGatacttatttaatatttaatttagtttgtaattaaataaatctaaaatgatattttgatttttttataattttaataaataaaattatcaagaGAGAATCTCAAATATGagatgaaaaattcaaaaaaaacttCTAAGTTAAGATGAAGGCATTATTAGGTAAAGAAAGAACAAGAAAAGGAAGAGTTGTGGAAACCTAAGAGAAAAACGCTATGGAACCTTTTTCAATTTCGACACGTGGGGGTTTTGTGTAAAGAAATCTGGAAatgtgaaagaaagaaagaagaaggcAGCTGGTGGCTCTACCTATACAATGACAAAGTCGTCACCTTTATAAGCCTCCTCAATATTATACTATTGCTTGGATTTTTATGTCTTGCACaacattttactatttttatatcctattttattttaattattattttgcttaaatatgaaaattgtaATGTAAATACTAGATTGCAGTGGTCATTACGGTTTGATATTGTGAAAATTGTGCAAACCAAATAAAGAACATCAAAATTTTGTTTACGCAGTTCGGTTTCTCTACCTGTACGAAGCCTAACACAATTAGTAGTTTCACTATCTTTAATCCACAATACATTAGGTGATTCACACTCTATCACTCCCTTATATAAAGATCTTACTTTTGTACTTAAATATTAGAACATTCACCTCCCCTGAGAACTTGAGCGGTATACACTCAACAATATTTACAATTCAGACTGCACTTTCTCACAAAATAGTTCCACTCAATAAGCTCTCATTACAAAACCTAGACAAGCCTCCAAGCATATATAAATTTTGGCTTGTTAACATAAAATCTAAGTTAATACAAAGTAACTCTTTGAAAATAGCTATTACATCAAAAACAATCAATCGAATATATCCTCTCCAAAATCAACAACACCACCTCGATCAAATTTTCACATTCCAAGTAGTTAATTGATTCACACGAATCCAAACCAATCTTCCAAATGTCAAGGATTGATTTCTATAGATGCATCAAagtattttcaataaaacaacaTATTAATATATCCAAAAAATTTTCTCATTGAATTGTCAAATCAAATAAGACAAGCTTTTTTAATCAGTTCAATAGCAGTCTTTAGTTGGCACTGCTGAGTGCCACTCAGTAACTCACTCATTTTGCCTCAACACTTTTTGGttcctatgtttttttttttcaaattggtacGTATATTTGGTTTCCATTATACAAAATGGTACCCAAAactaacaatgttatttttttccTATGTGGTCTAATGAGCATTTGACACGTGACAATgatgaaaaattatcaaaaataaaattgtaaaattataaaaaatttattttatgtaaaaacttataattttttttatcttcatgtaaaaaatatttttttatttttctataaaagtatactttgtaaaaataatatttatattacataaaatataatattatctaaaaatattagagtatattttgtttaaagaaaatgattttaaaaattgatgaaaaatagatTTCATTCAAAAGAACATTCGAATGCCAATACGAtttcatgtttattaaaaaatattttatttttaacatgttCGGCaactatttttaaatgtatattcaGAAAAAGCTATAATTTTGGTGTATGAAAATGTTCTGTTTAAATCTTGAGTTTAAGATAAATGCATTTGAGTAAAAACTCATTTACTAACTATATAATTATGTAactttaaacaaaagaaaaactttTAAATTCAAACCACTAAATTCATCTTGTATCAAATATTCACAAGAGAACATCAAAAAGTTAACACTATTAGTTTTAGGTAACATTTTGAGTAACAGAAAtttcaagttgaaaaaaaatatataggtaccaaaataaaaatcaaagaaaaaattatAGGTACCAAAAAGTATATCTATCTTAGAAAAATTAGCACCATTAATTCTGGGTATTATTTTGTGTAATGAAAACCGAACATAAGCACCAGTTTGACCAAAAAGAACATAGATACCAAAATGATTATTGAAGCCAAATACAAATATCAAAAAGTATATTTATCTAAAAATTTACAATATTCATAAGCTAAACAAAGTCCCAAAGatgattattatgattattataataattagaaGGGTAAACCTCGCCAACTTTCCTTAaacttttgttttaaattatattttagtcacttaactttcaaaattaacaTAATTGTCACTAATGTTATCAGgttattacattttagttactcaTCCGTTAACTTCCATTAAGGAGATGACCTAACACATTACTTTAAAGAGTTAATaactaatttaatccttaaacgataactaaaatattattttaatattttttttaaataattaacaatagtgctatttttaaaatcttaaaaattatgatgaaaatattaaaaaaattaaatccactaccattctttatcttttttttttcttgagaaATCAAATCTAGATTTccattaaaacaaaatcaaacccAAGTTGATAAAAGCCACTACTTAGGTTCAAAGAAACTTTTTTTTTGCgagtttttttataataaaaaagaaagaactcTTTTTTACCTGCCACTTAAGTGAAGCCTTCCTTTCAAGCCCAAACTACTTAAAGGCTATGTGGATATGAGACATACAATAGAAGTGAAGCCTTGAGCCAAGGCCTTCCTTTCAAGCCCAAATTACTTACAAGGTTAAGTGGAGATGAGTCATACAAAGGGATGCTGATTACGTAACTCCACAAAGATGACAATTACATAAACCATCTGAAGactatttcaataattgttgACATTTTGCTTCTTTGTTTTACACTCCATTTCTATTCATATGTTGAATTTCATACTTGGTATTTTGATGATACCCTACAAGGAAATCTATTTAttcgattaataatttttttatccaatcCAGTCAACAAACAtcaattattatttcattaaatattgGTGATGTCAATTTTGAGGGTTGGGTGAAAGATAGGTCAAAGGTGAGCTGTTAGTGATTTGCAAGATGGAAATTTTGTCTAAGTCAACAAAATATAACAAAAGAAAAGTTTATGGAAGGGGTATTCAGCGTACCTGGTCAACGTGGTGAAACTGAATATTTATAGGCTATGTGATACCTCTCTAGAGCTACTCGGGCTAGTGCCAAGATTCAACCATTTGTACCTGAGCTCTTTGTCGCATATTCTGGATTTTTAGATTCCTACCTTATTGTGTTTTAATAACTTGATTTGCTAGAAATTTATAAAAGCTTCTTGCTCCTACATGAAGGCACAAGGAGGATGTTTTGCGTGAGACATTTTAAGCAGTGTAGGTAAGACACCTTTGTGGGTTTTTAGTGATTGGAAAACCTGCTCATTAGTTGAGCTGTTATGCTTGTGTGGGCATGAGCACGTATGTATTGTCTTTGGGTATTAACAATAGTCTCCTTAACCAGTTAGTTTGTAGCTGCTTTCAAAGTGGCCTGTGAAAGACAAACAATAACTGTTTATTCTGGAATGTCGAGGAAAGGTGACATCTTTTTTAAGGCATTTAGTGCATTAGTTTTAGAGGGAATGTGCCATGATGAAAGGAAAGTTAGGCGTTAATTTCCATTGATGCTGTGAGTTGCAAAATTATAGAAAGATAGTAAGGGAGTGCCATCTGCCCAAGTCATGTAGTTGCATTACAATTATATGCTTCATTCGTGAGGCCCTCTACATTCCTTTAAACAATCGTCGTTTCAAGAAAGGCATACATTTATAAGACACTCATTTGCCAACTCTGTGGCTCACTTACCACAAAGTTGTGAATCAACGAACACATCCCAGTGCTGAGCTTTTAGGGCATGAGCTAACTCCAATCTAGCTAAAAGTGTTCCATATTCTGCAACGCTATTTGTTGCTGGGAAGGAAAGGATTAGATAATAATGCCACTCGTGACCTATTGGGTCGATCAAACACTATTCCAATACTCTTTTTAATGGATGATCCATCTGGGTAGAGTATGCAAGTGTCTGTAGAGGGATTTACGGAATCACTTAAAGTAGGCACGAAAATGGCAGTTGCTGTGTATTAAGATCATATCAAAAAATATTCCTTTCATATTCATTAGTGAGAAACCATGCAATATTTAATactgttaagaaatggcttaaaattggtagtggattgttgttgttggtagtgggttgttggtggtagtggattagtggatggttgttggtgtccattttcaaccacaaatctttgccaaagttttggacaattatgtccttgaactctcttataaatagagaggttcattagccatattcatcatcccaaaaccaagagagagcaaagcttgttctttgaaagctaggattttagctttcgggttttctataggggttgagagttgtgaggttctcgggttgtgtcttgagtgtaaaacacttgtaatcttcatcttgttatagtgaaatttcttttcgcctctgcccgtggacgtaggcattaaagccgaaccacgtaaatccttgtgttcactttatttttcgttccggtcaatttacttgtagtcatatcggagttctcgaatcgatcctttccgcaacaaattggtatcagagcgtagttgaaggagtgataatattttctgaattgccctgtgactgcagctttgtctgatctttcacatcaggaagaaaatattatcattcattcaaaggttccaaattatggctacaagtgtttcatcgactaagtatgatgtcgagaaatttaccgggaaaaatagtttcagtttatggcgcatcaagatgcgggcagtgctggttcaacaaggattgctaaaagcattgtctggtaaagataaattaccaagcacgctttcggaagagcaaaaggatgacatgctagaaagagcacatagtgctattctgctatgtctaggagatgaagtgctacgagaagtagcggatgagaaaaccgcgtccggtttgtggctccggttagagagcaagtacatgacgaagtcattgacgaaccggctctacctcaagcaaagactctatgccctgaagatggaggaaggtacacctgtttcccagcacctggataaattcaattccattatcatggatttgaataatatcgataacaaaatcgatgatgaggaccaagcaataattgttttgtgttctttgcctccctcgtatgagaattttgttgatacaatgatgtacggtcgtgatgacctgactctagaggaggtgaaaaatgccttaagttccagtgagttgaggaagaaaatcactggtaaggtggtcgaaaacaatgaaggcgaaggcttggttgctcgaggaagatccaaggcaaagggtggaagttcaagtaaaagccatcctagatcgcagtccaagaagagaatacagtgctactactgtaagaagtacgggcacatgaaggtagattgtccgaaaaggaaggagaaatcagaatcacaggagcaacaaaatgatcgtgcgaatgtagctgatgcagattcttcaagtgatgccgagatcgttcttgcagtatccgactcttacgctggtgggagatggattcttgatacgggagctacatttcatataagtacttcgaaagatgcattctcaacatacgagaagcattctggttcagtactaatgggaaatgaccacgcatgtcaagtcatggggattggcacagttcgtataaagatgtttgacggtattgttagaactctaactgatgttcggcacattccagaaatgaagaaaaatttgatctctttgagtacgttggacaagaaaggctttcggtactctgctgaaggtggagttctcaaggtattctcgggtgctttgactgtgatacgtggtaatttggagcggggcctttacttcctcgatggttcctcggttacaggtgttgcgggagtgtcatcatcagatgatctagattctgacaccacgaagttatggcatatgcggctcgggcatatgagcgagagaggcttatcggtgctaagcaaacgaggattattgtctgggcagtgtacaggaaagttgaatttctgtgagcactgcgtcttcggtaagcagactcgggtaaagttcagcactgggattcacaagacaaaaggcacagtggattacttccattctgacctttgggggccttctccgacaatttctaaaggtggttacagatatctgcttacctttatcgatgattactcgagaaaggtttgggtgtattttctgaagagcaagtatgaggttctcatcaacttcaagcaattta from Gossypium hirsutum isolate 1008001.06 chromosome D12, Gossypium_hirsutum_v2.1, whole genome shotgun sequence includes these protein-coding regions:
- the LOC107946267 gene encoding uncharacterized protein, yielding MVPIVLTQMATGLGVLAGAVFVKSVMDQKPMAGPFQRCPTCNGTGRVLCICSRWSDGDVGCRTCSGSGRRACSSCGGSGTGRPIPVQLIVRQPTNRSF